The nucleotide window AGCAATTGGAACTCTATGATAAATTTTggtttttccctttcttttttgtttattttctggTCCATGTTGTTTCAGTATATCGAAAAGGTTTATGATGTACGCTTGATATCCTCTGCTTTTGAAACTCTTGACTTTGAGTTGAATGCTTTGTTCTTGAATTACAGGACTTCTGTTATACGAATCCTGTTTCTCATCCTGGGATGGGTGACAACCTCATGGATAAAGTCAGCGCCTTTGGCGAGCGTCTGAAGATTAGCGGGTCTGAGGTAAGCCGCAAGATGACGGCTGGCATGAGCTCTATGAGTTCTAAGATGAAGGACTTCTTCCAAGTTCAAAACCAAGTTGAGAAAATAGTCGAGGATGCCACCTCAGAAAACTTGGATGGTCCTAACTGGCCTGCCAACCTTGAGATCTGTGACATGATTAACAGTGAAAAGTTCCACAGCGTCGAATTCATCCGTGGCATCAAAAAGCGAATTATGTTGAAGAATCCCACTGTCCAATATCTTGCTTTAGTTCTCCTTGAGACCTGTGTGAAAAACTGTGAGAAGGCTTTTTCTGAGGTTGCTGCTGAGAGAGTCCTAGATGAGATGGTAAAGTTGATTGATGATCCACAGACTGTAGTGAATAATAGGAACAAGGCTCTTGTCATGATTGAAGCATGGGGAGAATCTGGAGAGGAACTCAGATACTTGCCAGTCTTTGAAGAAACCTACAAGGTTAGATTATTGATGTATTGCATCAGAAGTTGCACTTCTTTATTTCCATATATTGTGGATTTAATTCTTTAGCTGTTAGAACCTCGCCCTTAATGGTAAGTATCTAGCAATAATTTAGCTTCGCTGGTAACTTGTAGCAGCAGTAGGCTTCATGCTGCTTAATGGTAAAAGGTATCTTTTCGCATCGGTTGGACAGCACTTACAACGGATGCTATCTATAGTTTAACCACAAACAGATCGAGAAAGTTTATGGTTTCCTTGGTCATGGTCCAGCTTGCTTGTCCACTTAGCTTTGGACTAATTTGTGCCttgtaattaaattattattattataaaaagaataatcgaTATTTCAATTTTCATCTTTGCTTCCATGTTTGATTATTACTCACACTCTTGTTCTAATGACATATATTGTACAATATTTATGTATATTCTACCTGATGAGCAGCTTTATCTTTTTCTTGTAGAGCCTGAAATCTCGAGGTGTTCGCTTTCCTGGAAGAGATGTCGAAAGCTTAGCTCCGATATTTACTCCTCCACGTTCAGTTTCAGAGACAGAATCATATAACAGTGCTATTCAACAGCAAACATATAATGATTTTCATGTGCATAGTTTCACTGCTGAAGAAACAAAGGAAGCATTTGATGTGGCTCGCAACAGCATTGAACTTCTGTCCACCATTTTATCATCTTCGCCACATCAAGAAGCTTTACAGGTGATTAAAACCTTAATATCCATGCTTTCTTGTTTAAACTGTTGGACAGtggaatcagtagatatgtcctaTATTATTTTCCTTTTACTTTCCACTGTTCATCTAACTAGCAATACATCTTCTGGCACTGTGCTTTGTTTCAGCAAATAGCAAACTGCTATGCACATAGCTGTTACCAATACAAGTTGATTGATATAGCTCTCGTCTTAGACTCCTAGTTTATGTTTTGCAATTTATTTCTTCTCGATACTTTTGCTCTCTCTACATGATAAAGGCTCTATGATTCTCGAACTGATCTTTCCTTATATTCATATAGGTTCTTTTGCACTGTCTTATGGTGCATTGTTGTACTTGTTGAAACATGATTTTGTTGAGTCCAATGGTGAACTTTCAACATTTCTAGCTCACCGTTTTACCATTGATTTGGAAGATCTGGTGAATTACATAAGAGTATTAAAATAATTAGCGAATAAAaactaatttgatttcatatgttTTTAATTAATTGCATGAGAACGGGGGATAGCTTATGGGCATTTTGTTCTGTGAATATAGAACTGTGTAGATGTTATTGAGCCTGTGTTTCTGCTATTCATCCCTTCTGCCATTGCCAGAGTATGAATTTGTGTGATCATATTGTTATTTTGTTTCTTGCTTTTTTTAACTACATGAAGAATATGGTTTTCTAGAATACTAAGGATAGACATACTACCTGTCCTAGTGTCCTTTGTGCAAGAGTTAAATAGTATTAGTATCCGGTCATCTTACGACTGAACATAACATTAGAGTTACTTTAATTAATGCCTGAATAGAATTTCTACAGATATGTTTGAACTGAGAGAAGTCAGTTCAAACACATCCTTTGAGCAGCTGGTGGCAAGTAAACCTGAATATGATTTTGCAGCTATATCCAAGGATTAATACATGACATGCCACTACTGAATCAGTTTCTGTCTAACACATCTTGTACATATTAGAGCCAACTAATGCAAGCATGGATTATGCCTTCCTTGTTGTTGGTTCCCTCCCTTTTCTTTACATTAGTCATGTTAGAACAAATGAGTTCATGCTAGGGGACACACTGCATTATCATTGCTTGGGCTTTCAGAAAGAATATGCAATCAAgaccttatttttttaataaaattgacATAAACTTGGATATGACCAGAAATATTTTGTTTTTCCTTGTCTTCTCAAATTTTGATTCTTAAAATGCTAGAGCAATCCTGCATATAGGGATTTTAGTATATTTGTTACTAGAAGGGAGACTTACAGAAGAAGTTATCTAATAAAGAAAGGTCAACTGAACGCTACGCATTATTTTGATGAAGCTGGAGTTTTAGAAGTGGTAATGACGGTCAAAGTGTTATGGATAAGTTTTGTGATTCTAAGCTACAACAGACTTCTCTTGTAATTCCTTTCGGTTGGCTGTTCAGAAATTATTGTCATAGTTACCTATACaggattaaaaataataatttataaattctGCTGCCTGTTGACATGTTGATACTTTTGTCTAGTCTCTGAATGTCATCATTCTTTGTCTGGTTTCAGGATGATTTGACGACTACCCTCTTTCAGCAATGCCAACGAAGTCAACGCACTGTCCAAAGAATTATAGAGACAGCAGGTGATAATGAGGCAGTGCTTTTCGAGGCCTTGAATGTAAATGATGAACTTCAGAAGATCCTCTCCAAGTATGAAGAGCTGCGGAAGCCTCCTGTTGTGAATTCTGAACCAGAGCCCGCAGTGATACCAGTTGCCGTGGAACCTGAGGAGTCTCCTCGAGCTACCAGAGAAGATGCCCTCATCAGAAAACCACCAGGTTCCGAAACAAGGtcaggtggagatgatggcatccTTGATGATCTTGATGAGATGATCTTCGGTAAAATAGGAGGGAGCACTTCTGAGGATCAAAATTCTG belongs to Musa acuminata AAA Group cultivar baxijiao chromosome BXJ3-5, Cavendish_Baxijiao_AAA, whole genome shotgun sequence and includes:
- the LOC135637682 gene encoding TOM1-like protein 1, with the protein product MGDNLMDKVSAFGERLKISGSEVSRKMTAGMSSMSSKMKDFFQVQNQVEKIVEDATSENLDGPNWPANLEICDMINSEKFHSVEFIRGIKKRIMLKNPTVQYLALVLLETCVKNCEKAFSEVAAERVLDEMVKLIDDPQTVVNNRNKALVMIEAWGESGEELRYLPVFEETYKSLKSRGVRFPGRDVESLAPIFTPPRSVSETESYNSAIQQQTYNDFHVHSFTAEETKEAFDVARNSIELLSTILSSSPHQEALQDDLTTTLFQQCQRSQRTVQRIIETAGDNEAVLFEALNVNDELQKILSKYEELRKPPVVNSEPEPAVIPVAVEPEESPRATREDALIRKPPGSETRSGGDDGILDDLDEMIFGKIGGSTSEDQNSEKQHKQQKSNLITF